The Gemella haemolysans ATCC 10379 genome contains the following window.
TCCAATTATATTTATTACATGAGAATGATGGTGTAAATAAATATGAGTCTTGAAAATTATTTAGAGAATAAATTTTTTAAAAAAGGTAGACAGCTGTATATTAAATAAAAAGAGAGAACTAGATATACAAATGAAAAACGGAGAAGTCATATCTGATTGATATGATTTTCCCTTTTTCGCTATGAGAGAGTAGTGATATCTGATATAATGTAAAGAAGTGAAATATATAAATTGATAAGATTATAGATTTTTTGAAATCTACTAAAGGAGCTTTTGTATGATAAAATTAGTTGTTACAGATATTGATGATACTCTATTAAATAGTGATCGTGAGATTTCTAAGAAAAATAGAGAAGTAATTGAAGAGTGTAAGAAACAAGATATTAAGGTTATTTTAGCATCGGGTAGACCTGATTTTGGAATGATGAGTATAGTAGAAGATTTACAACTTGATAGTTATGATAACTACTTGCTTTCATTTAATGGTGCTAGAATTGCTAATCTTAAAACGAATGAAGTGATTTATGAGAAGTTTTTATCTCCTGAGAGAATTAAGTTCTTAATAGACGTTGCTTTGGAGAATAATTGTGATATTCTTACTTACCAAGGTGGGAAAGTTCTTACAAATCGTGATAATGAATATGCACGAATTGAGTCTGGTTTAGTAAGTGCAGAATTAGTAATTAGTGAAAATATGAAAGATGATATTAAAGAAGGTGCGGCTAAGGTAATAATTCTTAAACATCCTGATGAAGCTGTTGCGGTGAAAGATAAACTAGCGCTCGAATTAGGTGATGAGTATGAGGTTGCTATGTCTAAACCGTTCTTTATTGAGCTTAACGATAAGGGTATTTCTAAAGGAGTATCTTTAGATTCATTATGTAAAAAACTTGGTTTAACAAATGAGAATGTAATGGCATTAGGTGATGGTCTTAATGATTTAAGCATGATTGAGTTCGCTGGTATGGGAGTTGCGGTTGATAATGCTAATCCTACTTTAAAAGAAGCGGCGAATTTTATTTCTAAGTCAAATGATGAAGATGGTTTCGCTTATGCTATTGAAAAATTTGTTCTTGGTAAAGATGTGTAGATAGAAAGAGGTTCTAATGAAAGTAACTTTGATTTGTGTAGGTAAAGTTAAGGAAAAATTTTATAGAGATGCTATAAAAGAATATGAAAAACGTCTTGGAGCATATATTAAGTTAAATACTATTGAAATTTCTGATGAAAAAGTAAAGGTAGAGAATGATTCAGAAATAGCTCTTGCGATGGAAAAAGAGGGGAATAACATATTATTAAAAATTAAAGATAATCAATATGTTATTACTTTGGAAATTTTAGGTAAGAATTTATCAAGTGAAGAATTTGCTTCAAAAATTGATAATTTAATGCTTACAGGTAAGAGTGATGTGGCATTAGTAATTGGTGGAAGTTATGGTCTTTCTGATAGTGTGAAAAAGCGTAGTGATTTTGCATTATCGTTTAGTAGTATGACGTTTCCACATCAAATGATGCGTGTTGTTTTACTTGAACAAGTATATAGAGCTTATCGTATAATAACAGGCGCAAGTTATCATAAATAATTGTAAAGAATGAGGTTGTCTTTTCAGACAATTTCATTCTTTTTTTACTATTAATTCATAAAGATTTTTAGTATAATAAAGGTAGAAAAGGAGGAAAGTTATGTTTAGTTTGGATAATTATATGTTAGAACAATTATATAATATCTTTGGAGGGGTAGCTGTTTTTTATGGTAGTATTGAATATATTGTTTCAGTTATCTT
Protein-coding sequences here:
- a CDS encoding Cof-type HAD-IIB family hydrolase: MIKLVVTDIDDTLLNSDREISKKNREVIEECKKQDIKVILASGRPDFGMMSIVEDLQLDSYDNYLLSFNGARIANLKTNEVIYEKFLSPERIKFLIDVALENNCDILTYQGGKVLTNRDNEYARIESGLVSAELVISENMKDDIKEGAAKVIILKHPDEAVAVKDKLALELGDEYEVAMSKPFFIELNDKGISKGVSLDSLCKKLGLTNENVMALGDGLNDLSMIEFAGMGVAVDNANPTLKEAANFISKSNDEDGFAYAIEKFVLGKDV
- the rlmH gene encoding 23S rRNA (pseudouridine(1915)-N(3))-methyltransferase RlmH; amino-acid sequence: MKVTLICVGKVKEKFYRDAIKEYEKRLGAYIKLNTIEISDEKVKVENDSEIALAMEKEGNNILLKIKDNQYVITLEILGKNLSSEEFASKIDNLMLTGKSDVALVIGGSYGLSDSVKKRSDFALSFSSMTFPHQMMRVVLLEQVYRAYRIITGASYHK